A stretch of Henckelia pumila isolate YLH828 chromosome 4, ASM3356847v2, whole genome shotgun sequence DNA encodes these proteins:
- the LOC140862961 gene encoding vacuolar sorting protein 18, whose protein sequence is MEHRRHVFSVDLLERYAAKGKGVITCMTSGNDVIVLGTSKGWVIRHDFGVGDSFDIDLSVGRSGEQSIHRVFVDPGGSHCIATVVGGGTSDTFYTHAKWAKPRILSKLKGLVVNDVAWNKQHITEASTREILLGTDDGQLYEIAVDEKDKREKYIKFLFQLNELPEAFTGLQMETAHIHNGTRYYVMAVTPTRLYSFTGIGSLDSVFASYANRAVHFMELPGEIPNSELHFFIKHRRAIYFAWLSGAGVYHGGLNFGAQHSSPNGDENFVENKALFDYSKLGEGVLVKPSSLSVSEFHFLLLIGNKVKVVNRISEQIVEELYFDQTPDAVSRGILGLCSDASAGLFYAYDQNSIFQVSVNDEGRDMWKVYLDLKEYAAALANCRDALQRDQVYLMQAETAFTSKDFLRAASFYAKINFILSFEEITLKFISIGEQDALRTFLLRKLDNFAKDDKCQITMISTWATELYLDKINRLLLEEDTELDSGSSEYQSIITEFRAFLSDCKDVLDEATTMKLLESYGRVDELVFFASLKEQYEIVVHHYIQLGEAKKALRVLQKSNVAIDLQYKFAPDLIMLDAYETVESWMMTKDLNPRKLIPAMMRYSSEPHAKNETHEVIKYLEYCVHRLQNEDPGVHNLLLSLYAKQEDESTLLRFLQCKFGKGNPNSPEFFYDPKYALRLCLKEKRMRACVHIYSMMSMHEEAVALALQVDVELAMAEADKVEDDEDLRKKLWLMVAKHVIEQEKGTKRENIRKAIAFLKETDGLLKIEDILPFFPDFALIDDFKEAICASLEDYNEQIEKLKQEMNDATHGADNIRNDISALAQRYAVIKRNEECGVCRKKILDASGDYRMARAYTSVGSMAPFYVFPCGHSFHSHCLIAHVTKCTTETHAEYILDLQKQLTLLGDEPRKEMNGSLKEEDPIMSMTHGEKIRSRLDDAIASECPYCGDLMIREISLPFILPEETYEVESWEINPHNAGTQKSISLTV, encoded by the exons ATGGAGCATCGGCGGCATGTTTTCTCCGTAGATTTGCTGGAGAGGTACGCGGCGAAGGGAAAAGGAGTGATCACGTGTATGACTTCCGGTAATGACGTCATCGTGCTGGGGACCAGTAAAGGATGGGTCATTCGTCACGATTTTGGCGTCGGCGATTCTTTTG ATATTGATCTTTCTGTGGGTAGATCTGGGGAGCAGTCAATCCACAGGGTTTTTGTTGACCCTGGAGGTAGCCACTGTATTGCTACTGTAGTTGGTGGAGGAACTTCCGATACATTTTATACGCATGCGAAGTGGGCTAAGCCTCGAATTTTGAGCAAATTGAAAGGTCTTGTTGTGAATGATGTTGCCTGGAATAAGCAGCATATAACAGAAG CTTCCACCAGGGAAATTCTTCTTGGTACAGATGATGGCCAACTTTATGAAATTGCAGTAGATGAGAAAGATAAGAGAGAAAAATACATCAAATTTTTGTTTCAGCTGAATGAACTTCCAGAAGCTTTCACGGGTTTGCAG ATGGAAACAGCACATATACACAATGGAACTAGATATTACGTCATGGCCGTTACACCCACCAGGCTTTATTCTTTCACAGGAATCGGTTCGTTGGAT TCTGTTTTTGCCAGTTATGCAAACCGTGCAGTTCACTTCATGGAACTGCCAGGTGAAATTCCAAACAG TGAACTACACTTTTTCATAAAACACAGAAGAGCAATATATTTTGCATGGCTATCCGGAGCAGGAGTTTATCACGGTGGTCTTAATTTTGGAGCACAACACAG TTCACCTAATGGGGATGAGAACTTTGTAGAGAACAAGGCTCTCTTCGACTATTCGAAATTAGGTGAAGGTGTATTGGTCAAGCCTAGTTCACTTTCAGTATCGGAGTTCCATTTCCTTCTCCTGATTGGGAACAAAGTTAAG GTCGTGAATAGAATTAGTGAACAGATCGTCGAGGAACTTTATTTTGATCAAACACCTGATGCAGTTTCAAGGGGTATTCTAGGTTTATGTAGTGATGCATCTGCCGGGCTTTTCTATGCGTACGACCAGAATTCTATTTTTCAG GTATCTGTAAATGACGAAGGCCGAGACATGTGGAAAGTCTATTTAGACTTGAAGGAATATGCTGCAGCATTGGCAAATTGTCGTGATGCTCTCCAAAGAGATCAAGTATATCTGATGCAG GCTGAAACTGCTTTTACTTCTAAGGATTTTCTCAGAGCCGCATCATTTTATGCGAAG ATCAACTTTATTCTGTCATTTGAGGAGATCACTTTGAAGTTTATCAGCATAGGGGAACAG GATGCCTTAAGGACCTTCCTGTTGCGGAAGCTTGATAATTTTGCGAAGGATGACAAATGCCAAATTACAATGATTTCCACATGGGCAACTGAATTGTATTTGGATAAG ATTAATCGACTACTATTGGAAGAGGATACTGAGTTGGATAGTGGTAGCTCTGAGTATCAATCCATTATCACAGAATTTCGAGCCTTTTTGAGCGACTGCAAGGATGTATTGGATGAGGCTACCACCATGAAACTTCTTGAGAG CTATGGTAGAGTAGATGAATTGGTATTCTTTGCTAGTCTTAAAGAGCAGTATGAGATTGTGGTTCATCATTATATTCAG CTTGGAGAAGCAAAGAAAGCACTGCGAGTTCTTCAGAAATCCAATGTTGCCATAGACCTTCAG TACAAGTTTGCTCCGGATCTCATCATGCTAGATGCATATGAAACTGTTGAATCGTGGATGATGACAAAGGACCTGAACCCAAGAAAACTTATTCCTGCAATGATGCGATATTCAAGTGAACCGCACGCAAA GAATGAAACTCATGAAGTGATTAAATATTTGGAGTATTGTGTTCATCGCTTGCAGAATGAGGATCCAGGTGTACATAATTTGTTGCTCTCGCTGTATGCTAAGCAG GAGGATGAGAGCACTCTTCTGCGGTTCCTGCAATGCAAATTCGGAAAAGGGAATCCCAATTCCCCTGAATTCTTCTATGATCCAAAATATGCCTTGCGTCTTTGCCTCAAGGAAAAACGGATGCGTGCTTGTGTCCATATATATAGTATGATGTCTATGCACGAAGAGGCAGTTGCTCTTGCTTTACAG GTTGATGTAGAGCTTGCCATGGCTGAAGCCGATAAAGTTGAAGATGACGAAGACTTGAGGAAGAAACTTTGGCTTATGGTTGCTAAGCATGTCATTGAACAAGAGAAGGGCACAAAACGGGAGAATATCCGGAAGGCAATAGCATTTCTCAAAGAAACTGATGGACTTCTAAAGATCGAAGATATCTTACCCTTTTTCCCAGATTTTGCATTGATTGATGATTTCAAG GAGGCAATCTGCGCATCACTTGAAGATTATAACGAGCAAATCGAAAAACTCAAACAAGAGATGAATGATGCTACTCATGGTGCTGACAATATAAGGAATGATATTAGTGCACTTGCACAAAGATACGCTGTAATAAAGCGGAATGAGGAATGTGGG GTTTGCCGAAAGAAAATATTAGATGCATCTGGTGACTACCGGATGGCCAGGGCTTATACTTCAGTTGGATCAATGGCACCTTTTTATGTGTTTCCTTGTGGACATTCCTTTCATTCACATTGTTTGATAGCCCATGTCACTAAATGCACTACTGAAACTCAC GCTGAATACATACTAGATTTGCAAAAGCAGTTGACTTTACTGGGTGATGAACCTAGGAAGGAAATGAACGGCAGCTTGAAAGAAGAGGATCCAATAATGAGCATGACTCATGGAGAGAAG ATTCGATCACGGTTGGATGATGCGATAGCCAGTGAATGCCCGTATTGTGGTGACTTGATGATCCGTGAAATATCTTTACCTTTCATCCTCCCGGAGGAAACATATGAGGTAGAGTCATGGGAAATAAACCCACATAATGCTGGAACCCAGAAGAGCATATCATTAACCGTGTGA